AAGAAAACACATCTCAGAGTCCTGCTAGCTGGTCCTGCTAGCTGGTCCTGCTCTCTAAGGTCTGGCCCCTTTGTATCATCCACCCGGTCAGACAGAGGTCCAGAAGCGATTGAAGTACCTTTGTTTTACGTGAGTCCTCTTCCAGCAGATTAATGGGGGAGTTTAAggggctgttgttgttgttggattgTCCAATCCATAGAGAGCAAGCAAGTACTGCGAGGTCCAGTCCGCATTCTAAGCAAGGCCACTGTTAGCCAGTCTGGTCCAGTATCATgacccctgctgctgctgcttctcaaGCGTCCCAACTTTTGCCTCCACGCCGCCATTTTTACACACGGGGACGCTCACGCCGGCCTGCGAGTTCTTGCAGCGGCAGCCGGGCCGACTAACATTGTCGTAACACTTCTGTCCCAGTTTAGCCAGACCGGTAGCCGGCAGGTAGCACACCAGGCACGGCAGGACCACAGAGAGGGCGGCCATGAAGGACCAGCGCGCGCAGCAGTTGGCCTGGGAGCACGAGCACGGCTTGTCGGCGCAGGAGCCCTCGTCGTCCTCGTCCTCCGTGCAGTGGTAGAAGATCCCTTTGACCAGGCACATGCAGGTGGCTGTATCCACCAGGCTCTGAGCAGAGCACAGGCACTCCTGGTTGCAGACCCAGCAGGAGGGTAGGGTTCGGGGGAGCGTACACTCCGTGCATCGGCACTTCCCGCAGTGCTCGCAGAGAAGGAGGTGCTTCTTCTCGGCCGGGGAGGAAGGGATCAGCGCCGACCCCTGCTGGCCTCCGGTGGCGCACATGCCTCCTGCGGGCGTCTTTGCAGACTTGAGGTCCAGAGATTTGGAGGAGAGAGACGTGGAGGAGGTGAGGACTTTAGATTCTGAAGAAGGAAAGCAGCCCGGTGTTTGGGTGGTGATTGTGTTCACGGTGCCCTGGTGGGGCTGCAGGGTCGGGTGGTGGTCCACAGTCGGGTTGGGCGCAGCGTGGTCCAGCAGCCTCTGATCAGACGaggtactgctgctgctgctgatagaGCTGGGCCTCCCGCTGAAGGAGATCCAGGGATGGGTGGTGGTGTCCTGGTGAGGGTGGGGCTCACACCGGCCCTGTTGGTGGTGCTGGTGTTGATGATTGTGATGGTGGTTGTGGTTCGCCCCCAGGAAGGCCTCTTGATTCTGACCCAGCCAGGTGATCCTTCGGTTGGCAGACTTCTGGCTCGGGGGCTGCTGGGAGACGACGGCGGGGCTGTCGATGTAGTCATTCTCCACATGCGAGGACTTGATCTGGTCGATGGGGTAGATGGTGAGAGGGTGCTGCAGGCGGCCGTAGGGCACTCGACTGTCCAGCAGAGGCTGGGATATGAGGGAGGAGGACACTCCGGGGATGTGGTGGGGAACCCTGGACTCCATGTGTAGGCTTGTGCCTCGCACGTCTTCACTCtaaagcagcatttagcagagctgcagagacagacacagaaacacagttaGGACCTCAGCAGGGTGAAGGGTTTGATCCTCTGTAACGTGCAAAATGACAAACAAGGCAGAGCATGTGATGGAACAGAGGTGACATGAGAGGGACGAGACCAGAGCATGAGAACACATCATCTTTTAAATCCTTTCAATCAGAGCCGTGTCACTGGAAGGAAAGACCTTCAGTTTCTACAAACATGTGAGAAGAAGACGCTCTCAGAGTGGAAGCAACCTTTGAATGAATCACAGATGTAAATGTTCTTTGAGGGTCAGGTTATAAATCTGATCTTTAAACTATGTGGCCTAATTTTCTACCGCTTCATGCCGAGTGTAGATGACTAGCCGTTGCtgcacctctaaatgaactggcTTTCCTGACATGAGCAAGACTTACTGTAAGAACTCTGTCAGCATGCAAACTCAAGGAATCCACTTTATATCTCTCTAGACGGATATAAAACCTCTCCTCCAGGTCACATCTCTGCAGTAATCTGAGCGTTTCCAAACCGTCTTGATCTTTCCGTCTGAATGCCAACAGGGTTTCAAACCTCCTCTATTCTAACTTTGACATTAGAACAATAAGAGTTGGGCTCTCGTCGCCTCTTTTCCAAAGAGCAGGGAGCACCAGAGAGCAGGGCTTGCATGCAAAAGACTCAAAgatgcaaaacaagacaaaacaaggccgagcaaagagaggagagagtgaccAGATGGAAAAAGAGCCAGAGggaacacagaggagaaaatagATCTCTGAGaagaatctctctctctgtggtttaTCATGTGTCTTCATGCAGAAGatgaataatcataataataataatatttctgtatttatttaggGAGAGTCTGAGCTCTTGTGAATGgatctgttttctgtgaatggatctgttttctgtgaatggaAGCTGCTGGCTGTACTCGGTGTTGCAGCATGAATCAATGCGCTCCAGTCATGACGAGCCGGAATGAAAACGGTGTCATACACTTCATCTATGGAGGAGGCAGAAACAGAGCTAACCTAGTTCACAGAGACCAACAGGAGGGAGTACAGCCGACCTCTCCTCTGACACAGATCTCAGATGCTTTCAGATAAGAGGATTGCGTaacacccccccaaaaaaatccagattatttttttaaggattTTTCATTTTGGGTCATTTTATCAATCCGATCCGGATGTTCTCTAAACCCTGAATCTGTCTTCTTGTTGTTGCTTATTTCTTCGGGTTTATGTGACGTCATCAGTGGACACATTCTGCTCctcttatttcctttttcacAGATTTCTAAAAGCCTGTCTGAGGAACCTGTTGCGACACTGCTGGCACCGACAGGCGCTAGTGATCCTCAAACCTCCAAACCGGAACAGTTCGTGTGCtagtgcgcgcgcgtgtgtgtgtgtgtgtgtgcgcgcgcgcgtccCTCCCTTCAATATGTGACTGAGTCATAAACCCGGAGGCGGCCGCTCGGCAGACTCAAATAGCATGTTTATGAAAACGTTGTAACGAATTTGACAGAATATCTCTTTATTGGAGGAATGATGAGCTCGAGACAGAAATGTGGACACTCtgagacagcagagagacagacaggcagacagacaggcagacagacagacagctgtgaGCCTGTGAAACACGAGGTTTGATGCGTAAATCTGGGACGTTATCGCTCTCGGTAACCAACAGAGATGAAAAATGATGAATTTATACTGAAGTTTACCgagtaaatgttaaaactgatgACATGAAACacctgacagagagacagagacacgcAGAGACACggggagacagagacacagagagacagagacacgcAGAGACACggggagacagagacacagagagacagagacacagagagacagagacgcgGTGAGACAACCAGGCGGTCACTGCAGAGCAGCCGAGCCGCCGAGAGAGACTCAGCGTGGATAGgcgtcagagaggagagagggagagactgaTGGAGGGATCGATCCCTGATATTTCTCGTGACAGTGGGTTTCTAACACGCCGTGGTGGATCGACGTAGAGCTGCGTGATTCTGTCAGAAAGGAGCAGGTGAAGTTTTAAACCCGACCCTGTTCCTCTCTGCGCCCTCAGCTCGTTTGGCACGAACACGGAGGTTAAATATTGACTCAAAGTGCAAACAGGAGAAACAGCTTGTTGCAATACAGAGTCTGCAGGAGCGTTTTCATGTCTGAGATCCAGAGAGGGGGACAGGAGAGACCTGCGatccagagagagggacaggagaGATCTGAGatccagagagagggacaggagaGATCTGAGatccagagagagggacaggagaGATCTGAGatccagagagagggacaggacAGATCTGCGATCCAGAGGGGGACAGGAGAGATCTGAGATCCAGAGAGGGGGACAGGAGAGATCTGAGATCCAGAGAGAGATCTGAGatccagagagagggacaggagaGATCTGCGATCCAGAGAGGGGATCAGGAGAGATCTGCGATCCAGAGAGGGGGACAGGAGAGATCTGAGATCCAGAGAGGGGGACAGGAGAGATCTGAGATCCAGAGAGGGGGACAGGAGAGACCTGAGATCCAGAGAGAGGGATAGGAGAGATCTGAGatccagagagagggacaggagaGCGGGCAGTGAAGGCAGCACAGGGACTCAGCAgctctggatctggatctggatctgcaCCCTCACGCTAACAAAGCAGAAACATGAAATGCTGAAAAACCCGAGCAGGGTCACTTACTGGTTTCAGGATAAAACTCTCATCTCTTCGTTGCGCACCACGGCTGCGCGCAGGTTATAGTCCAGGCACAGAGTAAAGGTCCACAGATGTTAGAATAAGTCCAAACGGGGAGGGGGACGGTCTGAGGGTTTCTTGAGATCTCCTGAAAGCTCCACTCGCTGCAGCGTAAACGGAGACTGCGGTTGTGGACGCAGAGCTTTGGATCTGATGTTGAAACCactgagggggaggagggggggaggagggggggggaggaGAGATTTTATGAATGGGAgggtagaggagaggagaaggacgGCACTGCGCATGCCTCGGCTCTGTTTTGTGAATGGGAGGGCTGAGCGACTCGGGAGGGCTGAATGCGGAGGTTCCATTTTTATGAATGGGGAGGACTCCGAATGGCACTGCGCAGGCGCGATGCCGAGATTTTTATGAATGGGATGAAATGGCGAatgaggcgtgtgtgtgtgtgtgtgtgtgtgagagagagagagagagagagagagagagagagagagagagagagagagagagagaaggggtgaGGAAAGAGAAGGTGGGGGATCACAAGGGCAATGTCAGGGCTGATTTACATAAAGAGTCGACTCATCGGCTGTGCTGCCACTCTTGCTTTATTTTTGCCTGataatttatgtatgtatgcagcTCGCGCTTCCTGCATCACGTTAAAGGAGAAGTGTTTGTGGTGCTGTTGtgtaagagaggagagagagaggagagagagagaggagagagagaggagaggagaggagagagagggggaggaatcTGCATTGAATTAGCTTCTCTCTCAGATCTGGAATATTTTTCTGGTTCTGATAAATGAGCCAGAACGTCTAATGAAAATCAGGAAACCCAAAGATCCCAGCACAGACATGAATCTGCAGTGTGGGGATGACGTGAGAAACATTTCTTCATCAGGACGCAATCATGGCCGCTGCGCTTGTGTCCTGTTTATTACGCACAAGGACGTGCCcttctttcctctgctgtgagGTCTGACTACAGCCTCTATGGTAGtgtaaaaacacagaggagaaaaggaggaggaggagggggaggagaggagggcggTGGGGGGTTATAACGCCTACTCTGAAACGCAAAGCAGCATGAGGGCAGCAGGATTCACAAAGGGACAGGATGTTGTTGATTTGTACCGAAACCACACGGAGGAAATGAGTGTGaatttcctttctctctgacatccctgtgtgtgtgtgtgtgtgtgtgtgtgtgtgtgtgtgtgtgtgtgtgtgtgtgtgtgtgtgtgtgtgttcgcgcgcgtgtgtgtgtgcccccTCCCTTCCTCAGCTCGGGCTTTTAAACAGTCAAAGGTTAACAGTTGCCCCATTATCCGTTTGCACACGTCATCATGGTCACCACTGCACCTCCAGATAGTTTTAGagaatacagacagacagacaggcaggcagacaggcagacagacagacaggcaggcaggcagacagacagacaggcaggcagacagacagacaggcaggcagacagacagacaggcaggcagacagacaggtagatagacagacagacagacagacaggcaggcaggcagacagacagacaggcaggcaggcagacagacagacagacagacagacaggcagacagacagacaggcagacagacagacagacaggcagacagacagacaggcagacagacagacagacaggcaggcagacagacagacaggcaggcaggcagacagacagacagacagacaggcagacagacagacaggcaggcagacagacaggtagatagacagacagacagacagacagacagacagacaggcaggcaggcagacagacagacaggcagacagacagacaggcagacagacagacagacaggcaggcagacagacagacaggcagacagacagacaggcaggcagacagacagacaggcaggcaggcagacagacagacagacaggcagacagacagacaggcagacagacagacagacagacaggcagatagacagacagacagacaggcagacagacagacaggcagatagacagacagacagacagacagacagacaggcagacagacagacaggcaggcaggcagacagacagacagacagacagacagacaggcaggcagacagacagacagatagacagacagacagacagacagacagacagacagacagacagacaggcaggcagacagacagacagacagacagacagacaggcagacagacagacagacagacagacagacagacagacagacaggcaggcagacagacagacagatagatagatagacagacagacagacagacagacagacagacagacaggcagacagacaggcagatagacagacagacagacagacagacagacaggcagacagacaggcagatagacagacagacagacagacagacagacagacagacagacaggcagacagacagacagacagatagacagacagatagacgaTATGTTACCCTTACAGAACAGAAAGTAGATCCTATTAGtataaaaaaagtttcattGTTGTGGATTTGTTGCTCATAGAAAGCACTGTaaacttctttttaatattaacatttcattatttttatttttattattttggttacttttgtttttatattttcaccaatttttttttttttttttaatttcaattctTTAATTTATGGCCtaataaaaaattataaaagcgtatgaaaaaaagacaataaataataatcaagttttgattattattttgctGCTaagagatatttaaaaaaggcttagtaataaatataaatttataAATTTCACTAAAAATATTAACAGGAATAATTTGAAtgcttgtgtttctttattcttattgaattctttttttcttattagaGGACAAACTTTTGATTCAcctcatatatatatttatatatttattgaatttatttaaGTTCAATTCTGTAAATAAAAGCCTaataaatattttgaataaagaataaaaataaagacactaatatttaataattttgtatttgtcttttgctgtaaaaagctatttaaaaacctcagtaataaataataagttTACTAAATATATTAACACAAATAATTTCTGCTccagtttctttctttcttcttatcggcttcttttttttcattgcagTATAAAACTTTTGTTCaacttcatatatttttttattcttattaatatatctatctttattttttactttattgctttattgctttattaattaattcaatatatttatttatttattaattaaatgtattgctttatttatttacttaatttatttaatacatttgatttatgGATTTAGTGCTCTATTATTCTTGTTCTACTCTTGCTACtactgtttgtctgtgttgctgcaaaaGCTGAATTTCCCCTGGGGATGAACTaagttttatcttatcttatcttatcttatcttatcttatcttttataATAACGTGTGTTTACATGACACTAAACAATTCCTGAAATCCTTGCATGAATCCTAAAGTGTCCATTAAGTCtttaatcatgtttatataaTAGTTAATGTGAGAGTGAAAATGTGAAGTTATAGTCATGTTTTAATACCAATAGTTTTCCAGAGGTTTAATAGACTGCAGACCTGAGCACAGATTTATTTTGTCTGCATACAGAAAGTATTTGAAGTATTTGAAAGAAGTTGAATGAAAATCATAATAGACAAACATTCAGGTGGTCCATAAAGGGCAGTGTCTCCTCCCTtatctcctctgtccctccctcgacacacacacacacacacacacacacacacacacacacacacacacacacacacacatggggagACAGAGGCACAAAGACCCATACTGTAGATACTTGCAGATTTCTGTCTGCAGCTGCGTGGCTTGCAGGCTTCAGCCAACATAAAGTGCTTTCTGAATTGTAGATTTCTT
This DNA window, taken from Notolabrus celidotus isolate fNotCel1 unplaced genomic scaffold, fNotCel1.pri scaffold_469_arrow_ctg1, whole genome shotgun sequence, encodes the following:
- the spry4 gene encoding protein sprouty homolog 4, whose amino-acid sequence is MESRVPHHIPGVSSSLISQPLLDSRVPYGRLQHPLTIYPIDQIKSSHVENDYIDSPAVVSQQPPSQKSANRRITWLGQNQEAFLGANHNHHHNHQHQHHQQGRCEPHPHQDTTTHPWISFSGRPSSISSSSSTSSDQRLLDHAAPNPTVDHHPTLQPHQGTVNTITTQTPGCFPSSESKVLTSSTSLSSKSLDLKSAKTPAGGMCATGGQQGSALIPSSPAEKKHLLLCEHCGKCRCTECTLPRTLPSCWVCNQECLCSAQSLVDTATCMCLVKGIFYHCTEDEDDEGSCADKPCSCSQANCCARWSFMAALSVVLPCLVCYLPATGLAKLGQKCYDNVSRPGCRCKNSQAGVSVPVCKNGGVEAKVGTLEKQQQQGS